The Agelaius phoeniceus isolate bAgePho1 chromosome 4, bAgePho1.hap1, whole genome shotgun sequence genome includes a region encoding these proteins:
- the GAR1 gene encoding H/ACA ribonucleoprotein complex subunit 1 isoform X1, with protein sequence MSFRGRGGGGGRGGGGGRGGGFNRGGGGGDRGGFNRGGRGGFGRGGGRGGFNRGGYDQGPPERVVLLGEFMHPCEDDIVCKCKTEENKVPYFNAPVYLDNKEQIGKVDEIFGQLRDFYFSVKLSENMKASSFKKMQKFYIDPAKLLPLQRFLPRPPGEKGAPRGGGRGGRGGGRGGGRGGGRGGFGGGRGGGRGGGFRGGRGGGGGGGGFRGGRGGGGGFRGRGH encoded by the exons ATGTCTTTTCGTGGaagaggaggtggaggaggaagaggaggtggaggaggaagaggaggtggCTTTAACCGCGGAGGAGGTGGTGGTGACAGAGGCGGCTTCAACCGCGGCGGGCGAGGTGGCTTTGGACGGGGAGGTGGAAGAGGAGGCTTCAACAGAGGAGGATATGACCAGGGCCCTCCAGAAAGGGTAGTTT tgctgggaGAGTTCATGCATCCCTGTGAAGATGACATAGTTTGTAAAtgtaaaacagaagaaaacaaggtGCCTTATTTCAATGCCCCAGTGTACCTGGATAATAAGGAGCAGATTGGCAAAGTGGATGAAATATTTGGACAGCTGAGAGACTTT TATTTTTCAGTGAAACTGTCTGAGAACATGAAAGcctcttcatttaaaaaaatgcaaaag TTTTACATTgatccagcaaagctgctgcctcTTCAGAGGTTTTTGCCAAGGCCCCCTGGAGAAAAAGGTGCTCCCAGAGGAGGTGGTAGAGGAGGACGTGGTGGTGGACGTGGGGGAGGAAGAGGCGGTGGTAGAG gAGGATTTGGAGGAGGCAGaggtggaggaagaggaggaggattcagaggaggaagaggcggaggaggaggaggaggaggattcagaggaggaagaggtggTGGAGGAGGCTTTCGGG GAAGAGGACATTAA
- the GAR1 gene encoding H/ACA ribonucleoprotein complex subunit 1 isoform X2 produces MSFRGRGGGGGRGGGGGRGGGFNRGGGGGDRGGFNRGGRGGFGRGGGRGGFNRGGYDQGPPERVVLLGEFMHPCEDDIVCKCKTEENKVPYFNAPVYLDNKEQIGKVDEIFGQLRDFYFSVKLSENMKASSFKKMQKFYIDPAKLLPLQRFLPRPPGEKGAPRGGGRGGRGGGRGGGRGGGRVSLVFWTWYIRY; encoded by the exons ATGTCTTTTCGTGGaagaggaggtggaggaggaagaggaggtggaggaggaagaggaggtggCTTTAACCGCGGAGGAGGTGGTGGTGACAGAGGCGGCTTCAACCGCGGCGGGCGAGGTGGCTTTGGACGGGGAGGTGGAAGAGGAGGCTTCAACAGAGGAGGATATGACCAGGGCCCTCCAGAAAGGGTAGTTT tgctgggaGAGTTCATGCATCCCTGTGAAGATGACATAGTTTGTAAAtgtaaaacagaagaaaacaaggtGCCTTATTTCAATGCCCCAGTGTACCTGGATAATAAGGAGCAGATTGGCAAAGTGGATGAAATATTTGGACAGCTGAGAGACTTT TATTTTTCAGTGAAACTGTCTGAGAACATGAAAGcctcttcatttaaaaaaatgcaaaag TTTTACATTgatccagcaaagctgctgcctcTTCAGAGGTTTTTGCCAAGGCCCCCTGGAGAAAAAGGTGCTCCCAGAGGAGGTGGTAGAGGAGGACGTGGTGGTGGACGTGGGGGAGGAAGAGGCGGTGGTAGAG TCTCTTTAGTATTTTGGACATGGTACATCAGATATTAA
- the CFI gene encoding complement factor I: MRMLPICLVFLCLFCLCGSEVKLAQPAEQDNYLIEECLGNKYTHKSCKKVFCHPWERCVEGKCLCKLPYQCPKNGSAVCSNRGKNFRTYCQLKSYECQQPKAKFLHRGPCKPEETFSVSLGHGDSSLLRVKPVNHKEDSFVCASEWTMNEANVACRHLGFELGAESYQVTSSITESALNSLNCLQISCRGLETSLAECHIEMKSRDSNEGLVVSLQCHENLRVCSDGEFHCVNKKCISLNKTCDGINDCGDLSDELCCRECRENSFHCRSNVCIPNKSVCNKEIDCLTGEDEAGATCAGKEEGAENNSMDKERKMLKTLLPQVHCGIRNHTLTRRKRIVGGEIAGKGEFPWQVAIKDTSNEGSTVYCGGVYIGGCWVLTAAHCVRANRVHLYLVWVGMLNTIAYDKETNTFKLNQVIIHENYNATTYENDIALLELKGSGHGECSLEENSIPACVPWSEYMFKTGDRCKISGWGLEKGYTKQFILKWGNVNLFHNCSELYPGRFFKKMACAGTYDGSTDSCKGDSGGPLVCFDAEDVAYVWGIVSWGENCGEPGHPGVYTQVASYFDWISHHVSRGLISRYNI; this comes from the exons ATGCGAATGCTCCCCATTTGCTTGGTTTTCTTGTGTCTCTTTTGTCTTTGTGGATCAGAG GTTAAACTTGCCCAGCCAGCTGAGCAAGACAACTACCTCATAGAAGAATGCTTGGGCAACAAATACACCCACAAGTCCTGTAAGAAAGTTTTTTGTCACCCATGGGAACGATGTGTGGAGGGAAAGTGCCTGTGCAAGCTTCCCTACCAGTGCCCAAAGAACGGCTCTGCAGTTTGTTCCAACAGAGGGAAGAACTTCCGTACCTACTGTCAGCTGAAGAGCTATGAGTGCCAGCAGCCCAAAGCAAAGTTTCTGCACAGGGGACCGTGCAAGCCTGAAG aaacattttcagTCTCTCTGGGTCATGGAGATTCAAGTTTGCTTCGAGTAAAACCCGTGAATCACAAAGAGGACAGTTTTGTGTGTGCTAGTGAATGGACTATGAATGAAGCAAATGTGGCTTGCAGGCACCTTGGCTTTGAATT AGGTGCTGAATCTTACCAAGTCACTTCCAGCATCACAGAATCTGCCTTAAATTCATTAAACTGTCTGCAAATAAGTTGCAGGGGCCTAGAGACAAGTCTTGCTGAATGTCACATAGAGATGAAATCAAGAGATAGTAATGAGGGACTGGTTGTTAGCCTGCAGTGCCATGAAAATCTCAGAG TTTGTTCAGATGGGGAGTTTCACTGTGTCAACAAGAAGTGCATTTCTCTGAATAAAACCTGTGATGGGATCAATGACTGTGGAGACCTGAGTGATGAACTGTGCTGTAGAG AGTGCAGAGAAAACAGTTTCCACTGCCGGTCAAACGTCTGTATTCCAAATAAGAGTGTCTGCAACAAAGAAATTGACTGCCTCACAGGAGAGGATGAAGCTGGAGCTACCTGTGCAG GCAAAGAAGAAGGTGCTGAAAATAACAGTATGGATAAAG aaagaaaaatgctaaaGACACTTCTTCCCCAAGTGCACTGTGGTATTAGGAATCACACACTAACTCGACGGAAAAGAATTGTAGGTGGAGAGATTGCTGGAAAG GGTGAATTTCCTTGGCAAGTGGCAATTAAAGACACCAGCAATGAAGGTTCCACAGTGTACTGTGGAGGGGTTTATATTGGTGGCTGTTGGGTTCTGACTGCTGCTCACTGTGTCAG GGCAAATCGGGTCCATCTCTACCTTGTCTGGGTTGGAATGTTGAACACAATAGCCTATGACAAAGAGACAAATACTTTCAAACTAAACCAAGTGATAATTCATGAAAATTACAATGCAACAACATATGAAAATGACAttgctctgctggagctgaaaGGTTCTGGGCATGGAGAATGCTCCCTGGAAGAGAACAGCATAcctgcctgtgtcccctggTCAGAGTACATGTTTAAGACTGGTGACAGATGCAAGATTTCTGGATGGGGACTAGAGAAAG gtTACACAAAACAATTTATCCTCAAGTGGGGAAATGTTAATTTATTTCACAATTGTTCTGAATTGTATCCAGGacgattttttaaaaaaatggcaTGTGCAG GTACTTACGATGGCTCCACAGACAGCTGTAAAGGCGATTCAGGAGGCCCCCTGGTGTGCTTTGATGCAGAAGACGTGGCCTACGTGTGGGGCATTGTGAGCTGGGGTGAGAACTGTGGCGAGCCTGGTCACCCTGGTGTGTACACACAAGTTGCCAGCTATTTCGACTGGATTAGCCACCATGTATCAAGGGGTCTCATTTCACGGTACAATATCTGA